Proteins co-encoded in one Waddlia chondrophila WSU 86-1044 genomic window:
- the rlmN gene encoding 23S rRNA (adenine(2503)-C(2))-methyltransferase RlmN has translation MNSAFDLSREEWQKWAETNGLPRFVSSQILQWIYEKGVVDPAQFSNLSLKARKFLASQFKWELPAIHSHLVSVDQSEKFLLRTSDHQLFEMVLMPYESRITLCISSQVGCRIGCTFCQTGKLGLQRNLTSGEILSQILLANQSMNGKKITNIVFMGMGEPLDNYDEVLKACRLMVDPKAIGLSMHRVTVSTSGLVPYIEKLGQDLPVRLAISLHQADDEKRSRMMPVNRRYPLSELKKALQQYPAPKRYGITFEYVMIEGENDRIEDAKKLVKFVSGLKAKVNLIPINHFPGLEMKASAADRLKSFQSYLAERSIPAPVRYSRGQDISGGCGQLAAKTQEELNMDPRVLRRQRKQSAFAALK, from the coding sequence ATGAATTCGGCATTTGATTTATCTAGAGAAGAGTGGCAAAAATGGGCGGAAACAAACGGTTTGCCTCGATTTGTTTCTTCTCAAATTTTGCAGTGGATTTATGAAAAGGGAGTTGTTGACCCAGCTCAATTTTCCAATCTTTCCTTAAAAGCCAGAAAGTTTCTTGCATCGCAATTTAAGTGGGAGTTGCCGGCGATCCACTCTCATCTTGTTTCGGTTGATCAAAGTGAGAAATTTCTTTTGCGCACTTCCGATCACCAATTATTCGAAATGGTTTTGATGCCTTACGAGAGCAGGATCACCTTATGCATTAGCAGTCAGGTGGGCTGTCGAATTGGCTGCACGTTTTGTCAGACAGGAAAGCTTGGTTTGCAGAGGAATTTAACATCCGGAGAGATTCTCTCCCAAATTTTGCTTGCCAATCAGTCAATGAACGGGAAAAAAATTACCAATATCGTCTTTATGGGAATGGGCGAGCCGTTGGACAATTATGACGAGGTGCTCAAGGCGTGCAGGCTGATGGTGGATCCCAAGGCGATTGGGCTTTCGATGCACAGAGTGACAGTATCCACATCCGGCCTTGTCCCATACATCGAAAAACTTGGGCAGGATTTGCCTGTGCGTCTTGCAATCTCTTTGCACCAGGCAGATGATGAGAAAAGAAGCCGAATGATGCCGGTCAACCGCCGTTATCCATTATCGGAGTTAAAAAAAGCATTGCAGCAGTATCCAGCTCCCAAGAGATATGGGATCACTTTTGAGTATGTGATGATCGAAGGAGAAAATGACCGTATTGAAGATGCTAAAAAGCTTGTCAAGTTTGTGTCTGGTCTCAAAGCAAAGGTGAATCTAATCCCGATTAACCATTTCCCGGGTCTTGAGATGAAAGCTTCTGCGGCTGATCGTTTAAAGAGCTTTCAGTCCTATTTAGCTGAGCGTTCGATTCCGGCTCCTGTTAGATATAGTCGAGGGCAGGATATCAGTGGAGGTTGCGGACAATTGGCAGCAAAGACGCAAGAAGAGCTGAATATGGATCCCAGAGTTTTAAGAAGGCAGAGAAAACAGTCAGCCTTTGCTGCATTAAAATGA
- a CDS encoding phosphotransacetylase family protein, with the protein MPKRAIFIAATGQHVGKTTLCLGIIAGLKKLFPSVGFIKPVGQQHIHIDPETIVDKDAVLFKKHFHLSSSWKDMSPVIIPSGFTRDYVDKKISEENLLQDIHAAYQRISNANAFTVVEGTGHVGVGSIINLNNVKVASELGLDMVIIASGGLGSAHDELALNISLCQQYGVNIRGVILNRVIDKKRTMIQDYFPRALERWQIPLIGCVPYNAFLDKPTIRDFESLFDTQLISGKEHHYRHFISFRLVAGSVDAFKQEIIPKELIITPATRNDIIFTYIERYMENGANLEGGIILTGRHPPEKNTINALSQTDIPVLYAPVCSFDAMKMITSFTAKIRTKDLQKIERAIKLVEENIDFKLLTNSF; encoded by the coding sequence ATGCCTAAAAGAGCGATCTTTATTGCTGCTACCGGTCAGCACGTGGGAAAAACAACACTTTGTCTAGGCATTATCGCAGGGCTGAAAAAATTGTTTCCATCTGTAGGATTTATCAAACCTGTTGGACAACAACACATCCATATCGATCCAGAAACAATTGTCGATAAAGATGCTGTCCTGTTCAAAAAACATTTTCACCTCTCGTCATCCTGGAAAGACATGAGTCCTGTCATCATTCCCTCAGGCTTTACTCGCGATTACGTCGACAAAAAAATTTCAGAAGAAAATCTCCTACAAGATATCCATGCGGCCTATCAACGAATTTCGAACGCAAATGCATTTACAGTTGTGGAAGGCACCGGACATGTCGGTGTTGGCTCGATTATTAACTTGAATAACGTCAAAGTCGCTTCAGAGCTCGGTCTTGACATGGTGATCATCGCTTCTGGAGGACTCGGTTCCGCCCACGATGAACTGGCGTTGAATATCTCCTTGTGTCAACAGTATGGTGTAAATATACGTGGTGTGATCTTAAATAGAGTGATCGATAAAAAACGCACCATGATTCAAGATTACTTTCCCCGCGCATTGGAAAGATGGCAAATTCCGCTAATCGGATGCGTGCCTTACAACGCGTTCCTGGACAAACCGACGATCCGCGATTTTGAATCCCTATTTGACACGCAGCTTATCTCTGGTAAAGAGCATCATTACCGCCACTTTATCAGTTTTCGCCTTGTCGCAGGTTCTGTAGACGCTTTTAAACAAGAAATCATTCCCAAAGAACTCATCATTACACCTGCAACCAGAAACGATATTATTTTTACATATATCGAGCGCTATATGGAAAACGGTGCAAATCTTGAAGGAGGGATCATTTTAACCGGGCGCCATCCTCCGGAAAAAAACACAATCAACGCTCTGTCTCAGACTGACATCCCTGTTCTTTACGCGCCTGTATGCAGTTTTGACGCAATGAAAATGATCACCTCATTTACTGCAAAAATCCGCACCAAAGACCTCCAAAAGATAGAAAGGGCAATTAAGCTTGTGGAAGAAAATATCGACTTTAAACTTCTGACTAACTCATTTTAA
- a CDS encoding NUDIX hydrolase — MKREFTSTVYILENDKVLLIFHKKLQKWLPPGGHIDPNETPPEAARREAFEETGLHISIIPQENIWVDNWNAKSIERPYLCLLEEIPEHNGVPAHQHIDMVFLARPQGGKLIENPEETDGLRWFSWDEVEALTSDQEIFAETKAVVKTLIGVSAYA, encoded by the coding sequence ATGAAAAGAGAATTTACTTCTACCGTCTATATTCTGGAAAATGACAAAGTCCTTTTAATCTTTCATAAAAAACTCCAAAAATGGCTGCCTCCAGGAGGCCATATCGATCCGAACGAAACACCTCCAGAAGCTGCCAGAAGGGAAGCATTTGAAGAAACCGGATTGCACATTTCCATCATCCCGCAGGAGAATATCTGGGTTGACAACTGGAACGCAAAAAGTATCGAACGCCCCTATTTATGCTTGCTGGAAGAAATTCCTGAACATAACGGGGTGCCTGCGCATCAACATATCGATATGGTCTTTCTTGCACGCCCGCAGGGAGGAAAGCTCATCGAAAACCCGGAAGAGACAGACGGCCTTCGCTGGTTTTCATGGGATGAAGTGGAAGCTTTAACAAGCGATCAGGAGATTTTTGCCGAAACAAAAGCTGTGGTCAAAACGTTAATTGGAGTCAGTGCCTATGCCTAA
- a CDS encoding DUF6531 domain-containing protein: MTSKASFGSNLRLKRLLIFIFLPFLIYCDEENQVELLSDRFQAPSGIVAGCVNVVTGNYFLVETDLYVPGPVPIIYKRFYNSGNLGGGMLDPSCLSSIPGIH, from the coding sequence ATGACCTCTAAGGCAAGTTTCGGTAGCAATCTGCGTCTGAAGCGATTATTGATTTTTATCTTTCTTCCCTTTTTGATTTACTGCGATGAAGAGAATCAAGTGGAGCTTCTTTCAGACCGTTTTCAAGCGCCTTCAGGCATCGTTGCCGGTTGCGTCAATGTCGTTACAGGCAATTATTTCCTCGTTGAAACAGACCTTTATGTTCCAGGCCCCGTTCCGATCATTTACAAACGTTTTTACAATAGCGGAAACCTTGGAGGCGGAATGCTTGATCCTTCCTGCCTTTCATCGATTCCAGGTATTCATTGA
- a CDS encoding Imm32 family immunity protein, whose protein sequence is MSKVLTFELDEKNELLEIHGNVEGLIFLRDKITNLIEMEKNKHIHLMIPSWGGEELSEKKQSEQNTLVPHVKIFKW, encoded by the coding sequence ATGAGTAAAGTATTAACGTTTGAATTAGATGAAAAAAACGAGCTTTTAGAAATTCATGGAAATGTCGAAGGTCTAATTTTTTTGCGAGATAAAATAACAAATCTTATTGAAATGGAAAAAAATAAACATATCCACTTAATGATTCCATCGTGGGGTGGTGAAGAACTTTCAGAAAAGAAACAGAGTGAGCAAAACACGCTAGTACCTCATGTAAAAATTTTCAAGTGGTGA
- a CDS encoding Dps family protein — protein MEVRENIFQMTKSGSKLQLADKLEYLLADHIALYIKTLHCHWNVVDPRFHSLHEMFEEQYISLTNQNDLIAERIRQLNKKVDASVMAFSKKISIQEIHQELNGNEMLSSLIESYEQHISDMKNVFEQSEEENDPSTADILTEILRDLEKNLWMLRSHQP, from the coding sequence ATGGAAGTGCGTGAAAACATCTTTCAAATGACTAAATCCGGCAGCAAACTTCAATTGGCGGATAAGTTGGAATATTTGCTGGCTGACCACATTGCCCTTTATATCAAAACACTGCATTGCCACTGGAATGTGGTGGATCCTCGGTTTCATTCATTGCATGAAATGTTCGAGGAGCAATACATTTCTCTTACCAATCAGAACGATCTGATCGCAGAGCGAATTCGTCAGTTGAACAAAAAAGTTGACGCATCTGTTATGGCTTTTTCAAAGAAAATATCCATTCAAGAGATCCATCAAGAGCTTAATGGAAATGAAATGTTAAGTTCGCTAATCGAATCGTATGAACAGCACATCAGCGATATGAAAAATGTTTTTGAACAATCAGAAGAGGAAAACGATCCTTCAACCGCTGATATATTGACCGAGATTTTAAGGGATCTGGAAAAGAATCTCTGGATGCTGAGAAGCCATCAGCCATAA
- a CDS encoding class I SAM-dependent methyltransferase yields MVKISLENVLWGGEQGVPASTYGLKTQNFWRSSTLLKDTPHVRFLRLYQEKGEGLLKSGFYKETDYYRNLCECIEQCGNYFNITNSKDAGEQMRRFIDHFKGKDAPRVYHQSDGQDPLVAKNAFSDYYEIVDGIHRLAIDYVKGEKEAECRLSSEQPMTLLQKLILGNAWTPGQKLLYQPIQAPELESFTLVRKCTDRFKLMQKMIDSYGWDFLGKKYLDLGCSYGFFMNRMEALGMRSYGVDSCPNSIILAQVCYQQPRERLLCLSLENFFELNEEKYHAVSLLSVLHHFLLGRGKMTAKQLIYEVDKITEKVLFLDSGQNHEEWFKESLPDWNEERMVEWLKENTTFDDVIVLGKDEDNVGVYALNYHRSLVACIRK; encoded by the coding sequence ATGGTAAAGATCAGCTTAGAAAATGTTTTATGGGGAGGGGAACAAGGCGTTCCTGCAAGCACTTATGGCTTAAAAACTCAAAATTTTTGGAGAAGCTCAACGCTTTTAAAAGATACACCCCATGTCCGGTTTTTGAGGCTTTATCAAGAAAAGGGAGAAGGTCTCTTAAAATCAGGATTTTATAAAGAGACAGACTACTATCGCAATCTTTGCGAATGCATCGAGCAATGCGGCAATTATTTCAATATTACCAATTCTAAGGATGCAGGCGAACAAATGCGCCGTTTTATCGATCATTTTAAAGGCAAAGACGCGCCTAGAGTGTATCATCAATCCGACGGCCAAGATCCGTTAGTTGCGAAAAATGCTTTTAGCGATTATTACGAGATTGTCGATGGAATTCATCGATTGGCAATCGATTATGTCAAGGGAGAAAAAGAAGCCGAGTGCCGGCTGAGTTCTGAGCAGCCAATGACTTTATTGCAAAAGCTAATATTGGGAAATGCGTGGACTCCCGGACAGAAGCTTCTCTACCAACCTATTCAAGCTCCAGAGTTAGAGTCGTTTACCTTAGTGCGTAAATGTACTGATAGATTTAAATTAATGCAAAAGATGATTGACTCCTATGGCTGGGATTTTTTAGGGAAAAAATATTTGGACTTGGGGTGTTCCTATGGTTTTTTCATGAATCGGATGGAAGCGTTGGGAATGAGGTCTTATGGAGTTGACAGCTGTCCAAACTCTATTATACTTGCCCAAGTTTGTTACCAGCAACCCAGGGAAAGGCTGTTGTGTCTGTCTTTGGAAAATTTTTTTGAGCTTAACGAAGAAAAATACCATGCTGTTTCGTTGCTTAGTGTCCTGCATCATTTTTTGTTAGGCCGAGGGAAGATGACTGCAAAGCAATTGATTTATGAAGTTGATAAAATCACTGAAAAAGTGTTGTTTTTGGACTCTGGACAGAATCACGAAGAGTGGTTTAAGGAATCTTTGCCAGACTGGAACGAAGAGAGGATGGTCGAATGGCTGAAAGAAAATACAACATTTGATGACGTGATTGTGCTTGGGAAAGACGAAGACAATGTCGGTGTGTATGCTCTCAACTATCATCGTTCACTAGTTGCCTGTATCAGAAAATAG